A single region of the Montipora capricornis isolate CH-2021 chromosome 13, ASM3666992v2, whole genome shotgun sequence genome encodes:
- the LOC138030575 gene encoding uncharacterized protein, whose protein sequence is MKVYRALRNVHEDSQILQDDLNALEQLQLSFNTTKCEAMRISQKNDTSSPGYHLCGNRLNTVSETKDLGIYVTSNLSWSLQATKCAKKANSVLGFVRRTVGPKTPDLFSKLYKSLVRPILEYSSPVWSPHLKKDIAILEKVQRRASTFALGTNDMSYEDRLKRLKWPTLEKRRTLSSLTECYKTINGLNCLNPHELFDFADKYRPLRSSHRFKLKMKSAKLNCYKHSFFLRIVNLWNNLRKETAEAKDLRTFRNKLVNEFS, encoded by the coding sequence ATGAAAGTGTACAGGGCTCTAAGAAATGTTCATGAGGACTCCCAAATATTACAGGACGATCTGAATGCACTTGAACAATTGCAGTTAAGCTTTAATACTACCAAGTGTGAAGCGATGCGAATCTCACAGAAGAATGACACATCAAGCCCTGGTTATCACTTATGTGGTAACAGATTAAATACTGTgtccgaaacaaaagatcttGGTATTTACGTCACGTCCAATTTGTCATGGAGTCTACAAGCCACTAAATGTGCAAAAAAAGCTAACAGTGTTCTTGGCTTTGTTAGACGGACTGTTGGACCAAAAACCCCGGATTTGTTTTCTAAATTGTACAAAAGTCTTGTAAGGCCAATCCTTGAATACAGTTCCCCGGTATGGTCGCCACATCTAAAGAAAGACATTGCTATTCTGGAAAAAGTCCAAAGACGAGCTTCCACATTTGCGCTTGGTACAAATGACATGTCGTATGAAGATCGATTGAAACGACTTAAATGGCCAACATTAGAAAAAAGGAGAACTTTATCATCACTCACTGAATGCTATAAGACAATAAATGGACTGAATTGTTTGAATCCACATGAATTATTCGACTTTGCGGACAAATACAGACCGCTGAGATCCAGCCATCGCTTCAAGCTTAAGATGAAATCTGCTAAGTTGAATTGCTATAAACACTCTTTCTTTCTTCGCATTGTTAATTTATGGAACAATTTAAGAAAAGAGACTGCTGAAGCAAAAGACCTAAGAACTTTTAGAAACAAGCTAGTTAATGAATTTTCTTAA
- the LOC138029177 gene encoding uncharacterized protein, producing the protein MVEWILINNYGLSDLVHYLDDFITVGPPDSSSCQQNLATALTVCKQLGLPLHPKKCEGPASSLDILGIHLNSIDQTAQLPQEKLTALRQLLDQWSGRRTCNRNQLESLIGHLHHAAKVVWPGRAFIRRMIDLLSCFRSRNHPIRLNREFQLDLEWWKKFLNSWHGVSFWLFPGLTPCPDVEVFSDASGSVGFGAFCGREWFNGRWLACQSDLSIAYKELFPVVIAADLFGHRWCKKHVLCHGLSNSDSRVSIAEPNRSALELQCLKFLQDGLSIATQKSYNSAQRRFVNFCYQLGKIHASGSPCPAEEWTLCLFATFLANSMRHSSIKVYLSAVRALHIEQGFGDPLTNCLRLQRVLRGIKRKQGESQRQRLPITDNLMLVIKRSLNLNTVDHCMFWAACTLAYFGFLRSSEFTVSSLSAVNPSCHLQVKDVSVDSAVAPMCLRLCIKASKTDPFRRGTFIHIGRGKPPLCAVDALLQYLNLRGDSPGPLFLLQSGQPLTRSLLTSWLRQIMDNAGIQGNFSSHSFRIGAATVAARNGVPDHQIQTLGRWSSNAYQLYIRTPSEVLASLSLQLA; encoded by the exons ATGGTCGAGTGGATTCTGATTAACAATTATGGCCTATCAGACCTGGTTCACTATTTGGATGATTTCATCACAGTTGGCCCCCCAGATTCTTCATCTTGCCAGCAGAATCTGGCTACTGCATTAACGGTGTGCAAACAATTAGGCTTGCCGTTGCACCCTAAGAAATGCGAAGGCCCAGCTTCGTCCCTTGATATTTTAGGCATTCATCTGAATTCTATTGATCAGACGGCACAACTTCCCCAAGAGAAGTTGACTGCGCTGCGGCAGCTACTTGATCAGTGGTCAGGAAGACGCACTTGCAATAGGAATCAATTGGAATCCCTGATTGGCCATCTTCATCATGCGGCAAAGGTAGTGTGGCCTGGAAGGGCATTCATCAGACGCATGATCGATTTATTGAGTTGCTTTCGCTCGAGAAACCACCCTATTCGTTTGAATCGCGAATTTCAACTGGACCTTGAATGGTGGAAGAAGTTTTTGAACAGCTGGCATGGAGTTAGCTTTTGGCTGTTCCCTGGTCTGACACCTTGCCCAGACGTGGAAGTGTTTTCTGATGCATCGGGATCGGTTGGGTTTGGAGCCTTTTGTGGTAGAGAATGGTTTAATGGTAGATGGTTGGCATGCCAAAGTGACCTTTCAATAGCCTACAAAGAGCTATTTCCGGTGGTCATTGCTGCAGATTTATTCGGTCATAGATGGTGCAAGAAACATGTTTT ATGCCATGGTCTATCCAATTCGGACTCCAGAGTGTCTATTGCAGAACCTAACCGATCCGCTTTGGAATTACAATGCCTAAAGTTCCTACAAGATGGCCTATCCATTGCGACGCAAAAGTCTTATAATTCTGCCCAGCGTCGTTTTGTCAACTTTTGCTATCAACTAGGTAAAATACATGCGTCTGGCTCTCCATGCCCTGCAGAAGAGTGGACCTTATGTTTGTTTGCGACTTTCTTAGCCAACTCCATGCGCCATAGCTCGATCAAAGTTTATTTGTCAGCTGTACGAGCCTTGCACATTGAACAGGGTTTCGGTGACCCTTTGACCAACTGCCTTCGGTTACAAAGAGTGCTTCGGGGCATAAAGAGAAAGCAAGGGGAGTCTCAACGCCAACGCTTACCAATCACAGATAATCTTATGTTGGTGATTAAAAGGTCTTTGAACTTAAACACAGTTGATCATTGCATGTTTTGGGCGGCCTGCACACTTGCATATTTCGGCTTTCTGAGATCATCTGAATTCACTGTTTCTTCATTGTCTGCCGTTAATCCATCTTGTCATCTACAAGTCAAGGATGTTTCAGTGGATTCAGCAGTGGCACCTATGTGTTTAAGACTGTGCATCAAAGCCTCCAAGACGGATCCATTTCGGCGGGGGACTTTTATCCATATTGGTAGAGGTAAACCTCCTCTTTGCGCTGTGGACGCCCTTCTACAGTATTTGAATTTGCGTGGGGATAGTCCTGGGCCATTATTTCTGCTACAATCAGGCCAACCTCTGACTCGATCACTCCTTACTTCATGGTTGCGCCAGATTATGGACAATGCAGGTATCCAGGGGAATTTTTCAAGCCATAGCTTCCGGATTGGTGCAGCAACAGTGGCAGCACGTAATGGGGTGCCTGATCACCAAATTCAGACATTGGGTCGCTGGTCAAGCAATGCCTATCAGCTATATATCCGAACACCTTCAGAAGTCTTGGCTAGTCTGTCTCTTCAATTGGCATAG